The region GCGTATCGAGACTGGCGGGGGCGCGTCCACGTGTTCGAGGACGTCGACGTGAACGTCCTCGTCGAGACGACGGTCGATGGCGAGCGAATGGGCGTCCCCCACGTCGTCAGGACGGCGAACGAACGGTCCGTCCGGTCGATCCACGAGGAAATCCGGGCCGCACAGGAATCCCAGGACCCGACAGAACTCTCGCGGTGGGGCGAAGTGGCACTGCGACTCCCGGGATTTCTCCGGCGACTCGTCTGGCGGCTCCCCCAGTGGTTTCCCCGGCGCTGGAAGGACCTGGCGGGGACCGTCACCGTCACCTCCGTGGGGATGTTCGGCGAGGGTGGGGGGTGGGCGGTCAGTCCCACGAACTACACGCTACAGTTGACCGTCGGTGGCATCAGCCAGAAACCGAGAGTGGTCGACGGCGAGATCGCGACCCGCGAGTTGCTGGACCTCACGGTGACGTTCGACCACGACGTCGTCGACGGCGCACCGGCAACGCGCTTCACGCAGCGACTCGGCGAACTCATCGAGGACGCCAGTGGGCTCGAACCACCGGCCGATGAGTGATAGTGCCGGCGCTCCACTCTCGGCCAGGCGTTACCCCAGCAACCCGTGAGCGATTCCCGGCGCGAGGAGCCGTCCACGACGCTTCCGGAGCCACCCGTAGACGAGGCCGCCGGCGAACGCCGCCGCGAACAGGTACCACGCGGTGAACGGGTAGTACCCGACGTGTGCGACCGAGAACGCACCGGCCTGAACGACGA is a window of Halobellus limi DNA encoding:
- a CDS encoding 2-oxo acid dehydrogenase subunit E2 — its product is MEAGRGESLSFTAFLVFCLAQALDDHPHVNAYRDWRGRVHVFEDVDVNVLVETTVDGERMGVPHVVRTANERSVRSIHEEIRAAQESQDPTELSRWGEVALRLPGFLRRLVWRLPQWFPRRWKDLAGTVTVTSVGMFGEGGGWAVSPTNYTLQLTVGGISQKPRVVDGEIATRELLDLTVTFDHDVVDGAPATRFTQRLGELIEDASGLEPPADE